The Saccharomonospora cyanea NA-134 genome includes a region encoding these proteins:
- a CDS encoding LLM class F420-dependent oxidoreductase, with protein sequence MTVNLGSIGIWHVQPHLDAEFAVDAERLGYGALWLGGSPPADLAAVETLLDATERIAVATGIVNMWQADPVELARSYHRIEARHPGRFLLGVGVGHREATQEYQKPYDKIVSYLDVLDAEGVPRQALVLAALGPKVLRLAAERTAGAHPYLTTPEHTRRAREILGGGVLLAPEQKVVVDPDPQRARESGRAMVSHYLQLTNYVSNLRRIGWTDADLADGGSDALVDALAVHGDAATVARGVRAHLDAGADHVCVQVLPHEADPLPAYRGIAEALGLIDQGAKG encoded by the coding sequence ATGACAGTGAACCTGGGTTCGATCGGCATCTGGCACGTCCAACCGCATCTCGACGCCGAGTTCGCGGTCGATGCGGAGCGGCTGGGCTACGGCGCACTCTGGCTCGGTGGTTCGCCACCGGCCGACCTGGCCGCCGTCGAGACGCTGCTCGACGCCACCGAGCGCATCGCCGTGGCCACCGGCATCGTCAACATGTGGCAGGCCGACCCGGTTGAGCTCGCCCGCTCCTACCACCGCATCGAGGCCAGGCACCCCGGCCGGTTCCTGCTGGGCGTCGGCGTCGGCCACCGCGAGGCGACACAGGAGTACCAGAAGCCCTACGACAAGATCGTCTCCTACCTCGACGTCCTCGACGCCGAAGGCGTGCCCCGGCAGGCGCTCGTGCTCGCCGCACTCGGGCCCAAGGTGCTGCGGCTGGCCGCCGAACGCACGGCGGGCGCGCACCCGTACCTGACCACGCCGGAGCACACCCGCCGCGCCCGGGAGATCCTCGGCGGCGGCGTGCTGCTCGCGCCGGAGCAGAAGGTGGTGGTCGACCCCGACCCGCAGCGGGCTCGCGAGAGCGGCCGGGCGATGGTCTCCCACTACCTCCAGCTCACGAACTACGTCAGCAACCTCCGCAGGATCGGGTGGACCGACGCCGACCTCGCCGACGGCGGCAGCGACGCGCTCGTCGACGCGCTCGCCGTGCACGGTGACGCCGCCACCGTCGCCCGAGGGGTGAGAGCCCACCTCGACGCGGGCGCCGACCACGTCTGTGTCCAGGTGCTGCCGCACGAGGCGGATCCACTTCCCGCCTACCGCGGGATCGCCGAGGCCCTCGGGTTGATCGATCAGGGCGCGAAGGGGTAA
- a CDS encoding YciI family protein encodes MAWFVVEQTYVPERFAAVRPRHREYLSSLVADGTVAVAGPVDGDTGGMVIYQARDREELQRIIDADPYHLEGAIAERTVREFIPVLGAWLKDR; translated from the coding sequence ATGGCTTGGTTCGTGGTGGAGCAGACGTACGTGCCGGAGAGGTTCGCCGCCGTGCGGCCCCGGCACCGGGAGTACCTGTCGTCGCTGGTGGCCGACGGCACGGTGGCCGTCGCCGGGCCCGTGGACGGCGACACGGGCGGCATGGTGATCTACCAGGCGCGCGACCGGGAGGAGCTCCAGCGGATCATCGACGCCGACCCGTACCACCTGGAGGGCGCCATCGCCGAGCGCACGGTCCGGGAGTTCATCCCCGTCCTCGGGGCCTGGCTGAAGGATCGGTAG
- a CDS encoding SDR family oxidoreductase codes for MTSLPTWWTTRNVRNKVVLVTGAARGIGAGLAERLAADGAKVALVGLEADEQQRVADRIGRAARSWQADVTDWKALQSAVDGVVEHFGGIDVVIANAGIATTGFVRSVDPEAFERVIEVDLLGVWRTFRVALPHVVDRKGYLLAISSLAAITHAPGMANYAAAKAGVEAFCNSLRAEVAHLGVKVGVAHPTWIRTDLVDSADAHPVFGKLRNSMPGPIGRTYPLDFALDRLQAGVRRRARTIHVPRWVGALKLFRTFLPPVVELGSRFRVPKADEAALADIARRGAREAAITGHGGRAAAEAARR; via the coding sequence ATGACGTCGCTGCCCACCTGGTGGACCACGAGGAACGTGCGCAACAAGGTCGTGCTCGTCACCGGAGCCGCCAGAGGCATCGGCGCGGGACTCGCGGAGCGGCTCGCCGCCGACGGCGCGAAGGTGGCGCTCGTGGGACTGGAAGCCGACGAGCAGCAGCGGGTGGCCGATCGCATCGGCCGGGCCGCGCGCTCCTGGCAGGCCGACGTCACCGACTGGAAGGCGCTGCAGAGCGCGGTGGACGGGGTCGTCGAGCACTTCGGCGGCATCGACGTCGTCATCGCCAACGCCGGCATCGCCACCACGGGCTTCGTGCGCTCCGTCGACCCCGAGGCGTTCGAACGGGTCATCGAGGTCGACCTGCTCGGCGTGTGGCGCACCTTCCGCGTCGCGTTGCCGCACGTCGTCGACCGCAAGGGGTACCTGCTCGCGATCTCGTCGCTGGCCGCCATCACCCACGCCCCCGGCATGGCCAACTACGCGGCGGCGAAGGCCGGTGTCGAGGCGTTCTGCAACAGCCTGCGGGCGGAGGTGGCGCACCTCGGCGTCAAGGTCGGCGTCGCACACCCGACGTGGATCAGGACCGACCTCGTGGACAGCGCCGACGCGCACCCCGTGTTCGGCAAGTTGCGCAACTCGATGCCCGGCCCCATCGGCAGGACCTACCCGCTCGACTTCGCGCTCGACCGCCTCCAGGCGGGTGTCAGGAGGAGGGCCCGGACGATCCACGTTCCCCGCTGGGTCGGAGCGCTGAAACTGTTCCGGACGTTCCTGCCGCCCGTCGTCGAGCTCGGCTCGCGGTTCCGGGTTCCCAAGGCGGACGAGGCGGCACTGGCCGACATCGCCCGCCGTGGCGCGCGGGAGGCGGCGATCACCGGCCACGGCGGCCGGGCCGCGGCCGAAGCGGCCCGGAGGTAA
- a CDS encoding DUF3151 domain-containing protein, with amino-acid sequence MTHGNLLEPEPTRLPERPEAQAALDSDTDPADVAAEHPDFSEAWAALAERALADGDVVAAYAYARTGYHRGLDQLRRAGWKGFGPVPWSHRPNQGFLRSLAALARAAQRIGETDEYERCSKFIADSDPEAAKATGLAE; translated from the coding sequence ATGACGCACGGCAACCTCCTCGAACCCGAGCCCACCCGCCTTCCGGAGCGCCCCGAGGCGCAGGCCGCACTCGACTCCGACACCGACCCGGCCGACGTCGCGGCTGAGCACCCGGACTTCAGCGAGGCGTGGGCCGCTCTGGCGGAGCGGGCCCTGGCCGACGGCGACGTCGTGGCCGCCTACGCCTACGCCCGCACCGGCTACCACCGGGGGCTCGACCAGTTACGCAGGGCGGGGTGGAAGGGCTTCGGCCCGGTGCCGTGGTCGCACCGTCCCAACCAGGGCTTCCTGCGTTCCCTCGCGGCTCTCGCGCGCGCCGCGCAGCGCATCGGCGAGACCGACGAATACGAGAGGTGCTCGAAGTTCATCGCCGACTCCGACCCCGAGGCTGCGAAGGCGACCGGCCTGGCGGAGTAG
- the fbaA gene encoding class II fructose-bisphosphate aldolase — MPIATPEVYAEMLDRAKANEFAYPAINVTSSETLNAALRGFAEAESDGIIQFSTGGAEFASGQKVKDMVTGARALAEFAHVVAEKYPVNVALHTDHCPKEKLDGFVNPLIEVSKERVKRGENPLFQSHMWDGSAIDLDENLKIAAELLERAAEAKIILEVEIGVVGGEEDGVSNEINEKLYTAEGDFLKTVDALGAGEKGRYLLAATFGNVHGAYKPGAVKLRPDVLKRGQAVAAEKLGLPEGSKPFELVFHGGSGSLLEEIHEAVSYGVVKMNVDTDTQYAFTRPVAAHMFTNYDGVLKVDGEVGNKKTYDPRSYLKKAEESMAARVVQAAEHLKSAGRKL; from the coding sequence ATGCCCATCGCCACACCCGAGGTCTACGCCGAGATGCTGGACCGGGCCAAGGCGAACGAGTTCGCGTACCCGGCGATCAACGTGACCTCGTCCGAGACGCTCAACGCCGCGCTGCGTGGCTTCGCCGAGGCGGAGAGCGACGGGATCATCCAGTTCTCGACCGGTGGCGCCGAGTTCGCTTCGGGCCAGAAGGTGAAGGACATGGTGACCGGGGCGCGGGCGCTGGCCGAGTTCGCGCACGTCGTCGCCGAGAAGTACCCGGTGAACGTCGCCCTGCACACCGACCACTGCCCCAAGGAGAAGCTCGACGGGTTCGTCAACCCGCTGATCGAGGTTTCGAAGGAACGCGTCAAGCGGGGTGAGAACCCGCTGTTCCAGTCGCACATGTGGGACGGCTCGGCCATCGACCTCGACGAGAACCTCAAGATCGCCGCCGAGCTGCTCGAACGCGCGGCCGAGGCGAAGATCATCCTTGAGGTGGAGATCGGTGTCGTCGGCGGTGAGGAGGACGGGGTCTCCAACGAGATCAACGAGAAGCTCTACACCGCCGAGGGCGACTTCCTGAAGACCGTCGACGCGCTCGGCGCCGGTGAGAAGGGCCGTTACCTGCTCGCCGCCACCTTCGGCAACGTCCACGGTGCCTACAAGCCCGGCGCGGTGAAGCTGCGTCCCGACGTGCTCAAGCGGGGCCAGGCCGTGGCGGCCGAGAAGCTCGGCCTGCCCGAGGGGTCCAAGCCGTTCGAGCTCGTCTTCCACGGTGGTTCCGGCTCCCTGCTGGAGGAGATCCACGAAGCCGTGTCGTACGGCGTGGTGAAGATGAACGTCGACACCGACACCCAGTACGCGTTCACCCGCCCGGTGGCCGCGCACATGTTCACGAACTACGACGGCGTGCTCAAGGTGGACGGCGAGGTCGGCAACAAGAAGACCTACGACCCGCGCAGCTACCTGAAGAAGGCCGAGGAGTCGATGGCCGCGCGCGTCGTGCAGGCCGCCGAGCACCTCAAGTCGGCGGGCCGCAAGCTCTGA
- a CDS encoding RNA polymerase sigma factor has protein sequence MHGSAEPTRRHGGARGVERSVERNVEQTLSHLRTLDAPVQRVQRPGPLTLEDLYRQHRMRLVRLAILLVDEPATAEDVVQEAFTGLHRNWGKLRDAAAAVSYLRTAVVNGSRSVLRRRKTARDYVPPHAVNARSAESLAMLSTEHQAVVAALSKLPPRQREVLVLRYYGGLSEAEISEAAGISRGTVKSTASRALEALQRAMNDGHRPRGH, from the coding sequence ATGCACGGCAGCGCCGAACCGACGCGACGCCATGGCGGCGCGCGCGGAGTGGAGCGCAGTGTCGAGCGCAACGTCGAGCAGACCCTTTCTCACCTGCGCACGTTGGACGCGCCCGTGCAACGGGTGCAGCGCCCGGGGCCGCTCACCCTCGAAGACCTCTACCGGCAGCACCGGATGCGGCTCGTGCGCCTGGCGATCCTCCTCGTGGACGAACCGGCCACGGCCGAGGACGTGGTGCAGGAGGCGTTCACGGGGCTGCACCGCAACTGGGGGAAGCTGCGGGACGCCGCCGCGGCGGTGTCGTACCTGCGGACCGCCGTCGTCAACGGCTCGCGCAGTGTGCTGCGCAGGCGTAAGACAGCCCGCGACTACGTGCCACCACACGCGGTGAACGCGCGGTCGGCCGAGAGTCTCGCCATGCTGTCCACCGAGCACCAAGCGGTCGTGGCCGCGTTGTCGAAGTTGCCCCCACGACAGCGCGAGGTCCTGGTGCTGCGCTACTACGGCGGCCTGTCCGAGGCGGAGATCTCGGAAGCCGCGGGTATCTCGAGGGGAACCGTGAAGTCCACGGCGAGTCGTGCCCTCGAGGCACTCCAACGCGCGATGAACGACGGCCACCGTCCGAGAGGCCACTGA
- a CDS encoding adenylosuccinate synthase, whose amino-acid sequence MPAIVLVGAQWGDEGKGKATDLLGDRVQWVVRYQGGNNAGHTVVLPDGQDFALHLIPSGILTPGVTNVIGNGVVVDPGVLLDELAGIEARGVDTSKLLISADAHLIMPYHVAIDKVTERYLGKKKIGTTGRGIGPCYQDKIARVGVRVQDLLDESILRQKVEAALEYKNQVLVKVYNRKALDANEVADTVLAQGEKFAHRIADTRLELNKALERGETVLLEGSQGTLLDVDHGTYPFVTSSNPTSGGASAGSGIGPGRITTVLGILKAYTTRVGSGPFPTELHDEAGENLRKAGGEFGVTTGRSRRTGWFDAVIGRYAVRVNGITDYFLTKLDVLSGLERVPVCVAYEVDGERTEDMPMTQTGVHHAVPVYEELPGWQEDISGCRAFDELPANARAYVERLEELMGARISAIGVGPGREQTIVRHQFA is encoded by the coding sequence ATGCCGGCCATCGTGCTCGTCGGTGCCCAGTGGGGCGACGAAGGCAAGGGCAAGGCCACCGACCTGCTCGGCGACCGCGTCCAGTGGGTCGTTCGTTACCAGGGCGGCAACAACGCCGGTCACACGGTCGTCCTCCCTGACGGCCAGGACTTCGCGCTGCACCTCATCCCGTCCGGCATCCTCACGCCCGGTGTCACGAACGTGATCGGTAACGGCGTGGTGGTGGACCCCGGTGTACTGCTGGACGAGCTGGCCGGCATCGAGGCGCGGGGTGTCGACACGTCGAAGCTGCTGATCTCCGCCGACGCGCACCTGATCATGCCGTACCACGTGGCCATCGACAAAGTCACCGAGCGCTACCTCGGCAAGAAGAAGATCGGGACCACCGGACGTGGGATCGGGCCCTGCTACCAGGACAAGATCGCCAGGGTCGGCGTGCGTGTGCAGGACCTGCTCGACGAGAGCATTCTGCGGCAGAAGGTCGAGGCCGCGCTGGAGTACAAGAACCAGGTGCTGGTCAAGGTCTACAACCGCAAGGCACTCGACGCGAACGAGGTCGCCGACACCGTGCTCGCCCAGGGCGAGAAGTTCGCCCACCGTATCGCCGACACGCGACTGGAGCTCAACAAGGCGCTGGAGCGCGGCGAGACCGTGTTGCTGGAGGGCTCCCAGGGCACGCTGCTGGACGTCGACCACGGCACGTATCCCTTCGTCACCTCGTCCAACCCGACGTCGGGCGGCGCGAGCGCCGGTTCCGGCATCGGGCCGGGCCGCATCACCACGGTGCTGGGCATCCTCAAGGCGTACACGACCCGGGTCGGGTCGGGTCCGTTCCCGACCGAACTGCACGACGAGGCGGGGGAGAACCTCCGCAAGGCCGGTGGCGAGTTCGGTGTCACCACGGGGCGGTCGCGGCGCACCGGCTGGTTCGACGCGGTCATCGGCCGTTACGCCGTGCGGGTCAACGGCATCACCGACTACTTCCTCACCAAGCTTGACGTGCTCTCGGGGCTGGAGCGGGTGCCGGTGTGCGTGGCCTACGAGGTGGACGGCGAGCGCACCGAGGACATGCCGATGACCCAGACCGGTGTTCACCACGCCGTGCCGGTCTACGAGGAGCTGCCCGGCTGGCAGGAGGACATCAGCGGCTGCCGTGCCTTCGACGAGTTGCCCGCCAACGCGCGGGCGTACGTCGAGCGGCTCGAGGAGCTGATGGGCGCCCGGATCTCGGCCATCGGGGTCGGTCCCGGCCGTGAGCAGACGATCGTGCGTCACCAATTCGCCTGA
- a CDS encoding lipase family protein, with translation MRPPGRSRRLLAALAAATTAVTGLTVATPGHTAHAEPAAADDFYTPPTPLPGERGDVLKYEDGEFYLDPLRLIEPDADVYRLMYRSSDTHGEPNAVTGTLLVPEREWRGEGPRPLVSYAPGTQGVGDDCAPSKKLALGLEYEGPFVTGLLALGYAVVVTDYEGLGTPGMHTYVNRASEAHAVLDAAKAAQRVPGSGLSADSPVVLAGYSQGGGASAAAAELVDDYAPELDIKGAYAGAPPANLAEVAPVLDGHYAAGFLGFSLLSLDAAYPEVNLDDVVNDEGKRLMGEIAEACTEDAILKYAFLRTSELTKDGRALEEYLDEEPYASAVGEQRIGERAPDVPVFVLHSRLDDIVPYGQGRQMAVDWCERGGTVQFTTSYVPSHIGGMLRAYPQAVAWLSGMIEGKTPRNTCDRLLDS, from the coding sequence ATGCGTCCACCCGGTCGGAGCCGCCGCCTCCTTGCCGCACTCGCCGCAGCGACCACCGCGGTGACGGGACTCACCGTGGCGACACCAGGCCACACCGCACACGCCGAACCTGCCGCCGCCGACGACTTCTACACCCCGCCGACGCCGCTTCCGGGCGAGAGGGGTGACGTGCTCAAGTACGAGGACGGCGAGTTCTACCTCGATCCGCTCAGGCTCATCGAGCCGGACGCCGACGTGTACCGGCTGATGTACCGCAGCAGCGACACTCACGGCGAGCCGAACGCCGTGACCGGCACTCTGCTGGTGCCCGAACGCGAGTGGCGGGGCGAGGGTCCACGCCCCCTCGTGAGCTACGCGCCGGGGACTCAGGGCGTCGGCGACGACTGCGCGCCGTCGAAGAAACTGGCACTGGGCCTGGAGTACGAGGGCCCCTTCGTCACGGGCCTGCTCGCGCTCGGCTACGCCGTGGTGGTGACCGACTACGAGGGCCTCGGCACCCCCGGCATGCACACCTACGTCAACCGCGCCTCCGAGGCCCACGCCGTGCTGGACGCGGCGAAGGCGGCCCAGCGGGTGCCGGGGTCCGGCCTGTCCGCCGACAGTCCGGTGGTGCTCGCGGGCTACTCGCAGGGCGGCGGCGCGTCCGCCGCGGCGGCCGAGCTCGTCGACGACTACGCCCCCGAACTCGACATCAAGGGCGCCTACGCCGGCGCTCCCCCGGCGAACCTCGCGGAGGTCGCGCCCGTGCTCGACGGCCACTACGCGGCCGGGTTCCTCGGGTTCTCGTTGCTGAGCCTCGACGCCGCCTACCCCGAGGTGAACCTCGACGACGTCGTGAACGACGAGGGCAAGCGGCTGATGGGTGAGATCGCCGAGGCCTGCACCGAGGACGCCATCCTGAAGTACGCGTTCCTGCGGACCTCGGAGCTGACCAAGGACGGCCGGGCGCTGGAGGAGTACCTCGACGAGGAGCCGTACGCCTCGGCGGTGGGGGAGCAGCGCATCGGTGAGCGCGCCCCCGACGTTCCCGTGTTCGTGCTCCACAGCAGGTTGGACGACATCGTGCCCTACGGCCAGGGCAGGCAGATGGCGGTGGACTGGTGCGAGCGGGGCGGGACCGTGCAGTTCACCACGTCGTACGTGCCGTCGCACATCGGCGGCATGCTGCGCGCCTACCCGCAGGCGGTGGCGTGGCTCTCCGGGATGATCGAGGGCAAGACGCCGAGGAACACCTGCGACCGCCTGCTCGACTCGTGA
- a CDS encoding pyridoxamine 5'-phosphate oxidase family protein, whose translation MPSRREAIRMSGDELVSYVAARAVDTTVTVATLGPDGRPHLVPLWYVVRDTDPVATPPLRLASWTYARSQKVVNLRRDPRATLLVESGQSYDELRGVSMECDVELVTDLAEVTSIGVDLASARAPGAEASAVRDLVAAQAPKRVGLVCTPTKIVSWDHTKLGGY comes from the coding sequence ATGCCCTCCCGGCGCGAGGCCATCCGCATGAGCGGCGACGAACTCGTAAGCTACGTCGCCGCACGCGCCGTCGACACCACGGTCACCGTCGCGACGCTGGGCCCGGACGGCAGGCCCCACCTCGTGCCGCTGTGGTACGTCGTGCGCGATACCGACCCCGTCGCCACTCCGCCGCTGCGGTTGGCGTCCTGGACCTACGCGCGGTCACAGAAGGTCGTGAACCTCCGCCGTGACCCGCGAGCCACCCTGCTGGTGGAGTCGGGACAGTCGTACGACGAGCTCCGCGGCGTGTCCATGGAGTGCGACGTCGAACTCGTCACCGACCTCGCCGAGGTGACGAGCATCGGCGTCGACCTCGCGTCGGCGCGCGCTCCCGGTGCGGAGGCGAGCGCCGTGCGGGACCTCGTCGCCGCCCAGGCCCCCAAGCGGGTGGGCCTCGTGTGCACGCCGACGAAGATCGTCAGCTGGGACCACACCAAGCTCGGCGGCTACTGA
- a CDS encoding glycerophosphodiester phosphodiesterase, whose translation MRKRLALLALCGLAVLGAVAPAGAEPAQEARQAQGRQGNDEFVVVGHRGASGYRPEHTLAAYELAARMGADYIEPDLVTTSDGVLVARHEPEIGGTTDVAQRPEFADRRTTKIVDGQPVTGWFAEDFTLAELKTLRAVERIPELRPNNTVYDGRFEIPTFQEVVDLSRRLSRELGRAIGLYVETKHPTYFAEQGLALEPALVEALTRNGLNHPRAKVYVQSFEVSNLKELDRRLRVPLVQLVGASGAPYDFVHSGDRRTYDDLLTREGLAEVARYADGLGPAKDRVIPRKADGSLGEPTTLVADAHRVGLEVHPWTFRAENEFLPTDLRSSDDPAAWGDVFAEYEAFLATGIDGVFADHPDIAVEATRGDRR comes from the coding sequence ATGCGGAAGAGACTGGCGCTGCTGGCCCTGTGCGGGCTCGCGGTGCTCGGCGCCGTCGCTCCTGCGGGCGCCGAGCCCGCACAGGAAGCACGGCAGGCACAGGGACGGCAGGGGAACGACGAGTTCGTCGTCGTCGGACACCGGGGCGCGTCCGGTTACCGGCCCGAACACACGCTGGCGGCCTACGAACTCGCCGCGAGGATGGGCGCCGACTACATCGAGCCCGACCTCGTCACCACCTCCGACGGCGTGCTCGTGGCCAGGCACGAACCCGAGATCGGTGGCACGACCGACGTCGCGCAGCGCCCCGAGTTCGCCGACCGCAGGACCACCAAAATCGTGGACGGACAGCCCGTCACCGGCTGGTTCGCCGAGGACTTCACCCTCGCCGAACTCAAAACCCTCCGCGCCGTGGAGCGCATCCCCGAGCTGCGCCCCAACAACACCGTGTACGACGGCCGCTTCGAGATCCCGACGTTCCAGGAGGTCGTGGATCTGTCGCGGCGGCTGTCACGTGAGCTGGGCCGCGCCATCGGCCTCTACGTCGAGACCAAGCACCCGACGTACTTCGCCGAACAGGGTCTCGCCCTGGAACCCGCGCTCGTCGAGGCGCTCACCCGCAACGGCCTGAACCACCCGCGTGCCAAGGTGTACGTGCAGTCGTTCGAGGTGTCGAACCTCAAGGAGCTGGACAGGCGACTGCGAGTGCCGTTGGTGCAGCTCGTGGGCGCGTCGGGAGCGCCGTACGACTTCGTGCACTCGGGTGATCGGCGCACCTACGACGACCTGCTGACACGGGAGGGACTGGCGGAGGTCGCGCGTTACGCCGACGGACTCGGCCCGGCCAAGGACCGCGTCATCCCGAGGAAGGCCGACGGCAGCCTGGGCGAGCCGACGACGCTCGTGGCCGACGCCCACCGCGTGGGTCTGGAAGTGCACCCGTGGACCTTCCGCGCGGAGAACGAGTTCCTGCCCACCGACCTGCGCTCGTCCGACGACCCGGCGGCGTGGGGTGACGTCTTCGCCGAGTACGAGGCCTTCCTCGCCACCGGCATCGACGGCGTGTTCGCCGACCACCCCGACATCGCGGTGGAGGCCACCCGCGGCGACCGGCGCTGA
- the purD gene encoding phosphoribosylamine--glycine ligase, translated as MRVLVIGSGAREHALVLAASHDPAVTALGCAPGNAGTASVSETLGVDLADPAAIAELAVSWKADLVVIGPEVPLVAGAADAVRAAGVPCFGPGAEAARIEGSKSFAKEVMAAAGVPTARSEVVDNPAHLDAALARFGPTWVVKDDGLAAGKGVVVTDDLERARKHALMLLDGGHPVVLESFLDGPEASLFCLVDGRTVVPLLPAQDFKRVGDGDAGPNTGGMGAYAPLPWAPADLVDEVVATVVQPVVDELARRGTPFTGLLYAGLALTSSGPQVIEFNCRFGDPETQVVLALLRSPLARLLHATATGTLAEQPPLEWADGAAVTVVVAADGYPGKPRTGDVIAGSEAEGVLHAGTRRREDGAVVSSGGRVLSVVGVGPDLAAAREQAYERVGRVHLAGSHHRSDIAARAARGELSVSAR; from the coding sequence GTGCGCGTCCTGGTTATCGGCTCCGGAGCCCGTGAGCACGCTCTCGTACTCGCCGCGTCCCACGATCCGGCGGTGACGGCGCTCGGCTGCGCGCCGGGCAACGCCGGAACGGCCTCCGTGTCGGAGACGCTCGGGGTGGATCTCGCGGACCCCGCGGCGATCGCCGAGCTGGCGGTGTCGTGGAAGGCCGACCTCGTGGTCATCGGCCCGGAGGTGCCGCTGGTGGCCGGCGCGGCCGACGCGGTGCGCGCCGCCGGAGTGCCCTGTTTCGGCCCGGGTGCGGAGGCCGCGCGCATCGAGGGCTCGAAGTCGTTCGCCAAGGAGGTCATGGCCGCGGCCGGTGTGCCGACGGCCCGCAGCGAGGTGGTCGACAACCCCGCGCACCTCGACGCGGCGCTCGCGCGGTTCGGCCCGACGTGGGTGGTCAAGGATGACGGCCTTGCCGCAGGCAAGGGCGTGGTCGTCACTGACGACCTGGAGCGCGCTCGCAAGCACGCGTTGATGCTGCTGGACGGCGGGCACCCGGTGGTGTTGGAGTCGTTCCTCGACGGCCCCGAGGCCTCGTTGTTCTGCCTCGTGGACGGACGAACGGTCGTCCCGCTGCTTCCCGCGCAGGACTTCAAGCGCGTCGGCGACGGCGATGCGGGTCCCAACACCGGCGGTATGGGTGCGTACGCGCCGCTGCCGTGGGCGCCCGCGGACCTCGTCGACGAGGTGGTGGCCACGGTCGTGCAGCCGGTGGTGGACGAGCTGGCGCGTCGCGGCACGCCGTTCACCGGCCTGCTGTACGCGGGGCTGGCGCTGACCTCGTCCGGCCCGCAGGTGATCGAGTTCAACTGCCGGTTCGGCGACCCGGAGACGCAGGTGGTGCTGGCGTTGCTGCGCTCGCCGCTCGCCCGACTGCTGCACGCGACGGCCACGGGCACGCTGGCCGAGCAGCCTCCGCTGGAGTGGGCCGACGGCGCGGCGGTGACCGTGGTCGTGGCCGCTGACGGGTATCCGGGCAAGCCGCGCACGGGTGACGTCATCGCGGGCAGTGAGGCCGAGGGGGTGCTCCACGCGGGAACGCGGCGCCGGGAGGACGGTGCCGTGGTGTCGAGTGGGGGCAGGGTGCTCTCCGTGGTCGGTGTCGGCCCGGATCTCGCCGCCGCGCGCGAGCAGGCGTACGAGCGGGTGGGCAGGGTTCACCTCGCGGGTTCGCACCACCGCTCCGA
- a CDS encoding HNH endonuclease family protein has translation MTSFRTLRIVSITLGVSLLGACSAVQFGAEADGEAGSGARQSPISRPASAEEDTAREQLTELVVAPDGDMDGYDRDRFPHWSEQGESCNTREVVLKRDGTDVKVDEECRPTSGSWTSPYDGDTWTDPADVDIDHVVPLAEAWRSGADAWTDEKREQFANDLDGVNLLAVTDNVNQAKGDKAPEDWKPPLESYWCTYAIHWIDVKHTWKLTVEQDEKATLEDMLDRC, from the coding sequence GTGACCTCTTTCCGCACCCTCCGTATCGTCTCGATCACACTAGGTGTCTCCCTGTTGGGGGCGTGCTCCGCCGTCCAGTTCGGCGCCGAGGCGGACGGTGAGGCCGGCTCCGGTGCGAGACAATCCCCGATCAGCCGTCCCGCCTCCGCCGAGGAGGACACGGCACGCGAACAGCTCACCGAGCTCGTCGTGGCCCCGGACGGCGACATGGACGGCTACGACCGTGACCGGTTCCCGCACTGGAGTGAGCAGGGCGAGAGCTGCAACACCCGCGAAGTGGTGCTCAAGCGCGACGGCACCGACGTGAAGGTGGACGAGGAGTGCCGCCCGACCTCGGGTTCGTGGACGAGCCCGTACGACGGGGACACCTGGACCGATCCGGCCGACGTCGACATCGACCACGTGGTACCGCTGGCCGAGGCGTGGCGCTCCGGAGCGGACGCCTGGACCGACGAGAAACGCGAGCAGTTCGCCAACGACCTCGACGGCGTGAACCTTCTCGCCGTCACCGACAACGTCAACCAGGCCAAGGGGGACAAGGCCCCCGAGGACTGGAAGCCGCCGCTGGAGAGCTACTGGTGCACCTACGCGATCCACTGGATCGACGTGAAGCACACCTGGAAGCTGACGGTGGAACAGGACGAGAAGGCCACGCTGGAGGACATGCTCGACCGCTGCTGA